One stretch of Miscanthus floridulus cultivar M001 chromosome 18, ASM1932011v1, whole genome shotgun sequence DNA includes these proteins:
- the LOC136524515 gene encoding piriformospora indica-insensitive protein 2-like has translation MGGCGTTAGEGSPSTPVDQALKAEPHDGISDLLIVDLSKNSLTGSLPSSLGGLTGLLKMDLSNNLLQGSIPPELAGLKSLTLLDLRNNSLTGGLPQFVQGMASLQDLLLSNNPQLGGALPQSGWETLAANLATLDLSNVGLVGAIPASMAALTGLRFLALDHNRLTGAVPPQLAQLPSIGALYLNGNNLTGALQFSAGFYQRMGRRFASWDNPGLCYNIAAVDTAHAPSGVVVCKDLQRQEPSVARDEEEGGRKPEASSSVAASSASS, from the exons ATGGGTGGTTGTGGCACGACGGCTGGCGAGGGCAGCCCTTCGACACCGGTGGACCAGGCGCTGAAGGCGGAGCCCCACGACGGCATCAGTGAT CTGTTGATCGTGGACCTGAGCAAGAACTCTCTAACCGGCTCTCTGCCTTCGTCGCTAGGTGGCCTCACGGGGCTCCTGAAGATGGACCTGAGCAACAACCTGTTGCAGGGCAGCATCCCGCCGGAGCTCGCGGGGCTGAAGAGCCTCACACTGCTGGACCTCCGGAACAACAGCCTGACCGGTGGGCTGCCCCAGTTCGTGCAGGGCATGGCATCGCTGCAAGACCTGCTGCTGTCGAACAACCCGCAGCTGGGCGGCGCGCTGCCGCAGTCCGGGTGGGAGACGCTGGCGGCGAACCTGGCCACTCTGGACCTGTCCAACGTCGGCCTCGTGGGAGCCATACCGGCGTCCATGGCGGCGCTGACGGGGCTCCGGTTCCTGGCACTGGACCACAACCGCCTGACAGGCGCCGTGCCGCCCCAGCTCGCCCAGCTGCCCAGCATCGGCGCGCTGTACCTCAACGGCAACAACCTGACGGGGGCGCTGCAGTTCTCGGCCGGGTTCTACCAGCGGATGGGCCGGCGGTTCGCGTCGTGGGACAACCCCGGGCTGTGCTACAACATCGCGGCCGTGGACACGGCGCACGCGCCATCGGGCGTGGTCGTGTGCAAGGACCTGCAGCGGCAGGAGCCCAGCGTGGCgcggga